CGACGCCCGCCATCGACACCAGCGACTGGCATAGCTACGAAGTCACGGCCGAAGGTGCGCATCTCGTCGTCAAGATCAACGGCGAAACGGTGCTTGATTACACGGACCCAGCGCCGGTGCCGCGCGGACGGATCGGCTTGCAACTCAACCTGGGCGAAGTCGAGTTCCGCAACATCAAGCTCAAGCCGCTGGGATTGGAATCGATCTTCAATGGGAAAGACCTCACCGGCTGGAAACCGTATCCCGGCAAGGCCAGCGTGTTCTCGGTCACTCCGGCCGGAGAACTCAACGTCAAGAACGGCCCGGGGCAACTCGAAAGCGCCGGGCAATTCGGCGATTTCACGTTACAGCTTGAAGTCTTCTCCAACGGAAAACATCTCAACTCCGGCGTCTTCTTCCGCAGCATCCCGGGCGAAGTGACGCAGGGCTATGAGTGCCAGATTCAGAACGGTTACAAGGACGACGATCGCACGCAACCGACGGACTTCGGCACCGGTGCGTTTTATCGACGCCAAAAAGCCCGTAAGGTGGCGGCCGATGACTTCACCTGGTTCCCCATGACGCTGATCGTCTCCGGCGCTCACATGGCCGCGTGGGTGAACGGCTACCCGGTGAGCGATTGGTCCGACACGCGCCCCGCCAGCGACAACCCACGCGAAGGCCTCCGCCGCGCCGCTGGCACGCTGATCATCCAAGGGCATGACCCGACGACGGATCTCTCATTCCGCAACCTCCGCGCCTCGGAAATGCCCGGTGGCGCGAAGTAGTATTCAAACACACCGCACGTACAATGGATCCATGAGCACCGAAGACCTCGCGAAGTTAAAACAGACCCTCGGCGAACTCCACGCGGAGTTGGAACGCCTCGATCCGGCGGACGCCAACGTGCGCACCATGCTCTCGGAGGCGCTGGAGGAAATCCAGTCGACGTTGCGCCACCAACAAGCCGGCGGCGTGCCCGAGCCATCAAACATTGCGCTCCCCAGCCGGCTGACTACCGCGGCGCGCGAGTTCGAAGAAACGCACCCGCAACTTTCCGGATTGCTGGGCAGTGTGATTGATGCGCTCTCGCGCATGGGGATCTAATCGTAGGTCAGGCTTTCCAGCCTGACGGAAGTAAGTGCGCGTCGTGCCCGTCAGGCTGGAAAGCCTGACCTACTTAATCGAGCGGCGCCGGCTCGTGCGGTCCGCGGGGCGGCAGTAGTTCTTGTAATGGGCAACCTTCGCATTTCGGCTTCGGACCGCAGTGTTCCTTGCCGACTTTGACGAGCAAGGCGTGATATTCGTTGAACAGCGGCGCGGAGCGTTCCAGGCCGGATTCGATGTGGTCCTTGAGTGCGTGATAGTCCGCGTCGTCCTCGATCCACGCGTGCCGTTTGAAAACACGGTGCGTGTAGGTATCGACGACGAACGTCGGGAATTCGCCCGCATAAAGCAGGATTGAATCCGCGGTTTCCGGCCCGACTCCATTCACGCTGAGCAGCAATTCGCGCAAGTCATCCAGCGACAATGAAAACATCTCGTCGAGCGATCCGGAAAACCGCTCGAACAACAGGTCCAAAAGACGTTTGAGCCGCCCCGCTTTGAGCCGATAGTAGCCGGCGGGCCGAATCAGTTCGGCAAGTTCATCCGCGGGCAATCGATGGAGCGCCGCGGCGTCGAGCAGGCCTTCTTCACGCAGGTTTTCGAGGGCCTTGGCGACGTTCGACCAGTGGGTGTTTTGCGTCAGCACCGAGCCGACGATCATTTCGAACGGCGTTTCCGCCGGCCACCAATGTTGCGGGCCGTAGGCCGCGAACAAACGCTGATAGGCTTCCTCGACATTGCCGCTCATGCGCGCATCGTACCGCATTTGTCGGCGCGATCGACAGCGGTCTTGCGGAGAACGTGAGCGCGCAATCGTTCTCGCGAGCGATCCTTGAACTCGACGATTGGCACTTGTCAAGTGCGG
The window above is part of the Planctomycetia bacterium genome. Proteins encoded here:
- a CDS encoding DUF4404 family protein, whose protein sequence is MSTEDLAKLKQTLGELHAELERLDPADANVRTMLSEALEEIQSTLRHQQAGGVPEPSNIALPSRLTTAAREFEETHPQLSGLLGSVIDALSRMGI
- a CDS encoding endonuclease III domain-containing protein, whose translation is MSGNVEEAYQRLFAAYGPQHWWPAETPFEMIVGSVLTQNTHWSNVAKALENLREEGLLDAAALHRLPADELAELIRPAGYYRLKAGRLKRLLDLLFERFSGSLDEMFSLSLDDLRELLLSVNGVGPETADSILLYAGEFPTFVVDTYTHRVFKRHAWIEDDADYHALKDHIESGLERSAPLFNEYHALLVKVGKEHCGPKPKCEGCPLQELLPPRGPHEPAPLD
- a CDS encoding DUF1080 domain-containing protein is translated as MARGAVGAELNTLSPEELAEGWVLLFDGESLYGWTQTSQADWEVRDGAIRVTEGEKGLLCTTSEFADYAFKCDFRAPKTTNSGIFLRTPLAPTEPAKDCYELNIAAPDLSPFYTGGFVNRQKASTPAIDTSDWHSYEVTAEGAHLVVKINGETVLDYTDPAPVPRGRIGLQLNLGEVEFRNIKLKPLGLESIFNGKDLTGWKPYPGKASVFSVTPAGELNVKNGPGQLESAGQFGDFTLQLEVFSNGKHLNSGVFFRSIPGEVTQGYECQIQNGYKDDDRTQPTDFGTGAFYRRQKARKVAADDFTWFPMTLIVSGAHMAAWVNGYPVSDWSDTRPASDNPREGLRRAAGTLIIQGHDPTTDLSFRNLRASEMPGGAK